The following are from one region of the Polyangiaceae bacterium genome:
- a CDS encoding ABC transporter permease codes for MKYWLEVLDWRSLAVLRRNALVYLRNWRTAFFPPAMEPVVFFLAFGLGLQGYVGELNYHGATLSYATYVAPGLIAYTAFGTPFYESLYSAYVRMFYQKTWDGILATQVELPHLVWGEILWAGVRGFMNSAIVCAVLAVFDLLGWVDLRLGWLPVLPFLGMLAGFCFSAFGLIFTAIVPSIDHMNYPVFLIGMPISLISNTYFPLEPKQAWLRTVMQLNPVYHLAETSRGLLVHGDPGGHLVWLIGCTSIGLLVFFSIAHHFTRRRMLG; via the coding sequence GTGAAGTACTGGCTAGAGGTGCTGGACTGGCGCTCCCTCGCGGTGTTGCGGCGCAATGCCCTGGTGTACCTGCGCAACTGGCGCACGGCGTTCTTCCCGCCAGCGATGGAACCCGTGGTCTTCTTTCTGGCGTTTGGCCTGGGACTACAAGGCTACGTCGGCGAGCTCAATTACCACGGGGCAACGCTTTCCTATGCCACCTACGTGGCACCCGGATTGATCGCCTACACGGCCTTCGGCACTCCGTTCTACGAGTCGCTCTACTCAGCGTACGTGCGCATGTTCTACCAGAAGACCTGGGACGGCATCTTGGCCACCCAGGTCGAGCTGCCACACTTGGTTTGGGGCGAGATCCTCTGGGCCGGCGTGCGGGGCTTCATGAACTCGGCCATCGTGTGTGCGGTGCTCGCCGTCTTCGACCTGCTGGGCTGGGTCGACCTGCGCCTCGGGTGGCTCCCGGTGTTGCCCTTCCTGGGCATGCTGGCTGGCTTCTGCTTCTCCGCATTTGGCCTGATTTTCACGGCGATCGTTCCGTCCATCGATCACATGAACTACCCGGTGTTCCTGATCGGCATGCCCATCAGCCTGATCAGCAACACGTATTTCCCCCTCGAGCCGAAGCAGGCGTGGCTGCGCACCGTGATGCAGTTGAACCCTGTTTATCACCTCGCGGAAACGTCTCGTGGCCTCCTCGTACACGGAGACCCGGGTGGGCACCTGGTGTGGCTGATCGGTTGCACGAGCATCGGCCTCCTGGTGTTCTTCAGCATTGCCCACCATTTCACCCGCCGGCGCATGCTGGGTTAG
- a CDS encoding ABC transporter ATP-binding protein, whose amino-acid sequence MTAPLLETRGLSKSYGDREVVSQLELTCNAGSVLGLLGPNGAGKTTTLRMLYGFIEPDAGEIRYQGRDFASERTALKRIIGVCTQEDTLDYDFSVEQNLQVYAGYFNPRVPNVKQRVQQLLEQFDLTQYRDASPHALSGGYKQRLLIARSIVHHPEILFLDEPTTGLDPAARVAVWELVDQLRKAGMGVILTTHYMDEAERLSDQLVVLREGRVAARGLPHEVLGSLLGEHVLTLRADLEERAQVLEVLQEMGLPTHKVLSDVLAPVTARQLADISERLPDVRLTVRPPNLDDLFLELSRSSGAKK is encoded by the coding sequence ATGACCGCGCCACTGCTCGAGACCCGAGGACTGAGCAAGTCCTACGGTGACCGGGAAGTCGTGAGTCAGCTCGAGCTCACCTGCAACGCAGGCTCCGTGCTCGGGTTGCTCGGACCCAACGGTGCAGGCAAGACGACGACTCTACGCATGCTGTACGGCTTCATCGAGCCGGACGCTGGGGAGATCCGCTATCAAGGACGCGACTTCGCGAGTGAGCGAACCGCGCTGAAGCGCATCATCGGTGTCTGCACCCAAGAGGACACCCTCGACTACGACTTCAGCGTCGAACAGAACCTGCAAGTCTACGCTGGGTACTTCAACCCGCGCGTGCCCAACGTGAAACAGCGCGTCCAGCAGCTGCTCGAGCAGTTCGATCTGACGCAGTATCGCGACGCTTCACCTCACGCCCTGAGCGGTGGCTACAAGCAGCGCCTGCTCATCGCGCGGAGCATCGTTCATCACCCGGAGATCCTGTTCCTGGACGAGCCAACCACAGGCCTCGACCCAGCGGCGCGAGTTGCGGTGTGGGAGCTGGTGGATCAGCTGCGCAAGGCGGGCATGGGCGTCATCCTCACGACTCACTACATGGATGAAGCGGAGCGCCTGAGCGATCAGCTAGTGGTGCTACGCGAAGGGCGCGTCGCCGCGCGCGGACTACCCCACGAAGTGCTGGGCAGCCTGCTCGGAGAGCACGTGTTGACCCTACGCGCAGATCTCGAAGAGCGCGCCCAAGTGCTCGAGGTCTTGCAAGAGATGGGGCTACCGACCCACAAGGTCCTGAGCGACGTCTTGGCGCCCGTTACCGCGAGGCAACTTGCGGACATCAGCGAGCGCCTGCCCGACGTGCGCCTCACGGTTCGCCCACCGAACCTTGACGACTTGTTCCTGGAGTTGTCGCGCAGTAGCGGAGCCAAGAAGTGA